From one Chryseobacterium sp. 3008163 genomic stretch:
- a CDS encoding TonB-dependent receptor has product MNDSQTGHNSMNVPVDLEDVERIEIIKGPAARRFGQNAYAGAINIITKANPGKRVKIRAEGGDYETYGLGLNANFGNDKFSNLLQANSNSSQGYRHNTDFEMKNVFYQNQLKIKDGSIRLQAGISEKKFGANGFYSSPNATEQYEELQASIVSLSHQQSFGKFKLNSNVYWRRGRICIFSTEKSLRFTEICTSETMWVEK; this is encoded by the coding sequence ATGAATGATTCTCAGACCGGTCACAACTCGATGAACGTTCCGGTAGATTTGGAAGATGTTGAAAGAATTGAAATCATCAAAGGTCCTGCAGCAAGACGTTTCGGGCAGAATGCTTATGCTGGAGCCATCAATATCATCACGAAAGCCAACCCAGGAAAAAGAGTGAAAATAAGAGCTGAAGGTGGCGATTACGAAACATATGGACTTGGTTTGAATGCTAATTTTGGAAATGATAAGTTTTCAAATTTATTGCAGGCAAATTCAAATTCTTCGCAAGGCTACAGACACAATACAGATTTTGAAATGAAGAATGTTTTCTATCAGAATCAATTAAAAATAAAAGACGGAAGTATAAGATTACAAGCCGGTATTTCAGAGAAAAAATTCGGGGCAAACGGTTTTTATTCTTCACCCAATGCTACTGAACAATACGAAGAACTTCAGGCTTCTATCGTAAGTTTGTCTCATCAGCAAAGCTTTGGTAAGTTTAAATTAAACTCGAATGTATATTGGAGAAGAGGCAGGATATGTATCTTTTCAACAGAGAAAAGCCTGAGATTTACAGAAATATGCACATCGGAAACAATGTGGGTGGAGAAGTAA
- a CDS encoding TonB-dependent receptor: MSVITKADILNSPATSIDEILQQIPGMDIRRRGANGVQSDIGFRGSSFEQVLCFSTESE; the protein is encoded by the coding sequence ATTTCTGTTATTACGAAAGCAGATATTTTAAATTCCCCGGCAACCAGCATCGACGAAATCCTGCAGCAGATCCCCGGAATGGATATCAGAAGGAGAGGAGCTAACGGAGTACAGAGTGACATCGGATTTCGAGGAAGTTCGTTTGAGCAGGTTCTTTGCTTCTCAACGGAATCAGAATGA